Proteins from a genomic interval of Nocardia sp. BMG51109:
- a CDS encoding response regulator transcription factor produces MRIVIAEDSAILRDGLAGLLADRGHEVVEMVGDATQLREAVAEHQPDVAVVDVRMPPSFTDEGLLAAIELRRKFPDIGMLVFSQWVETRYATELLAGGAGGVGYLLKDRVADVREFVDALHRVATGGTALDPEVVSQLMGAARQQDSLTRLTPREREVLELMAQGLTNAGIAQALTVTERAVEKHIGNIFLKLELPPSDTHHRRVLAVLRLRG; encoded by the coding sequence CTGCGCATCGTGATCGCGGAGGACAGCGCGATTCTGCGGGACGGGCTGGCCGGGCTGCTCGCCGACCGCGGTCATGAAGTGGTCGAAATGGTCGGGGACGCAACGCAATTGCGCGAGGCCGTAGCCGAACATCAACCGGATGTGGCGGTGGTGGACGTGCGCATGCCGCCGTCGTTCACCGACGAGGGGCTGCTGGCCGCGATCGAACTGCGCCGCAAATTCCCCGACATCGGCATGCTGGTGTTCTCGCAGTGGGTCGAAACCCGGTATGCCACCGAACTTCTCGCCGGAGGCGCGGGCGGCGTGGGATATCTGCTCAAGGACCGGGTGGCCGACGTGCGCGAGTTCGTCGACGCCCTGCACCGGGTCGCCACCGGCGGCACCGCCCTGGACCCGGAGGTGGTGAGCCAGCTGATGGGCGCCGCACGCCAACAGGATTCGCTTACCCGCCTGACCCCGCGCGAACGCGAGGTCCTGGAACTGATGGCACAGGGCCTGACCAACGCCGGCATCGCCCAGGCATTGACCGTCACCGAGCGCGCCGTGGAGAAGCACATCGGCAACATCTTCCTGAAACTGGAACTGCCTCCGTCGGACACCCACCACCGCCGGGTCCTGGCGGTACTGCGGTTACGGGGCTGA